One window from the genome of Aeromonas sp. FDAARGOS 1405 encodes:
- a CDS encoding short chain dehydrogenase: protein MKIVIVGASGTVGSAVSELLAKDHQVIRVGHSRGDATVDMRDPASIKALFAKLGQFDALVVASGSVAFNGLTEMTDEQWQVGLESKLMGQINLTRAAIPHLSDKGSITLISGILSEEPINWGVSASTVNGAIEHFVKAAACELPRGLRINVVSPTVLAESMDKYADFFPGFVPVPAAKVAQAYKKSVLGIQTGQVFRVNG from the coding sequence ATGAAAATTGTGATTGTGGGTGCCTCCGGCACCGTCGGTTCCGCAGTCAGTGAACTGCTTGCCAAAGATCATCAGGTGATCCGGGTCGGCCACAGTCGTGGCGATGCCACGGTCGACATGCGCGATCCCGCCTCCATCAAGGCGCTGTTCGCCAAGCTGGGCCAGTTTGATGCACTGGTTGTCGCCAGCGGCAGCGTGGCCTTCAACGGCCTGACCGAGATGACCGACGAACAGTGGCAGGTGGGACTGGAGAGCAAGCTGATGGGCCAGATCAACCTGACCCGTGCCGCTATCCCCCACCTGAGCGACAAAGGTTCCATCACCCTGATCAGCGGCATCCTGAGCGAGGAGCCGATCAACTGGGGCGTGAGCGCCAGCACAGTCAACGGCGCCATCGAGCACTTTGTGAAAGCGGCCGCCTGCGAGCTGCCAAGGGGCCTTCGCATCAACGTGGTGAGCCCCACCGTGCTGGCGGAGTCGATGGACAAATACGCTGACTTCTTCCCGGGGTTCGTGCCGGTGCCTGCCGCCAAGGTAGCGCAGGCTTACAAGAAGTCGGTGTTGGGCATCCAGACCGGTCAGGTGTTCAGGGTCAACGGCTGA
- a CDS encoding LysR family transcriptional regulator, which yields MDIAHLASFYEVVLRGSFSAAADTLGVSKGMLSRHVSALESSLNAQLLQRTTRRLSLTEAGKTLYQQAGEIFALARQAEQDIQALTEEDCGRLRFTCPVSTGDRMVSELLTSFAALCPGVEVELNFTNQMVDMSQGENDIALRAMSEVPDNLVALPLGRLKDVVVASPALVAREGRLATPYELSGRSCLLQGHNPAWEQWHFIHEGEEAHILVQGKVRANHYSTVLQLARAGMGYAKCPLMLVESLLMAGELVTVLDEWQSGLHQLHVLHAQQRRVPRKIRLFKQVLAQWFAERPHYLL from the coding sequence ATGGATATCGCCCATCTGGCCAGCTTTTATGAGGTGGTGCTGCGCGGCAGTTTCTCGGCTGCGGCCGATACGCTGGGGGTCAGCAAGGGGATGCTGAGCCGCCACGTCAGCGCGCTGGAGTCCTCCCTCAATGCGCAACTGTTGCAGCGCACCACCCGCCGCCTCAGTCTGACCGAGGCGGGCAAGACCCTCTACCAGCAGGCGGGGGAGATCTTCGCGCTGGCTCGGCAGGCGGAGCAGGATATTCAGGCGCTGACCGAAGAGGATTGCGGACGACTGCGTTTTACCTGCCCGGTCAGCACCGGCGATCGCATGGTGAGCGAGCTGCTGACCAGCTTTGCCGCGCTCTGCCCGGGAGTGGAGGTGGAGCTCAACTTCACCAACCAGATGGTCGACATGAGCCAGGGAGAGAACGACATCGCCCTGCGCGCCATGAGCGAAGTGCCGGATAATCTGGTGGCCCTGCCGCTGGGGCGGCTCAAGGATGTGGTGGTGGCGAGCCCCGCACTGGTGGCGCGAGAGGGGCGTCTTGCCACTCCCTATGAGCTGAGCGGGCGCAGCTGCCTGTTGCAGGGGCACAATCCGGCCTGGGAGCAGTGGCACTTTATCCATGAGGGGGAAGAGGCCCACATTCTGGTGCAGGGCAAGGTGCGGGCCAACCACTACAGCACAGTGTTGCAACTGGCGCGCGCTGGTATGGGCTATGCCAAGTGCCCGTTGATGCTGGTGGAATCGCTGCTGATGGCGGGGGAGCTGGTGACCGTGCTTGACGAGTGGCAGAGCGGTCTGCATCAGCTTCATGTGCTGCATGCCCAGCAGCGACGGGTGCCGCGCAAGATCCGGCTGTTCAAGCAGGTGTTGGCCCAG